The following nucleotide sequence is from Myxococcus stipitatus.
GAGAGCGGCCCAGCGCCGACATCCACTTCGCCACCTCCGCGGGGTTCGCGTAGGCGTCCACCAGGTGGGAGCGCGTCAGCCGCGCCACGCGCTCGCGGATGGGGAGGGGCAGCGGCGGGTGCTTCTCCTCGGAGGGGTCGTTCAGCTCCGAGAGGAGGTAGTCGGTCCGGAGGAAGCAGCCGCCCGAGACGAGCGCGAGCGCCGAGAGGCACAGCAGGTACGTGGAACGCCGGTTCAAGAAGGCCCCCGTCGGGAGTGCGGGGCGGAGGCGGGACGAAGGTGCCCGGGGTGCCTCCGCGTCACAGGTGCAATCCCGACGTTATCGCATGCGGCTCCCACGGGAGGGGCCTTCCGCGACGGCGCCCCGCTCACGCGTGGGCCGGGGCATCCGGCTCCACTCGCCGCGGGGCGCCAGGAACCTGGTGGGCGCGGTCGCTACGGGTAGACCTCGCGGCGCGTGGTGGCGCGCGTGTCGCCGATGGCGCCCTCGGCGTGGACGCGCTGGCGCTTGCTGACGCCCAGGCCCGCGCCGAGCACCGAGGCGATGAGGCCGAGCAGGAGCGCGCCGAAGATGCCCCAGAAGACCCGGCCCGTCTTGTCCGCGGCCTGGAGCGCGCCCTGCTGCACCTGTTCACCCACCTGCCCCACCTTCGCCTTCGCCTGGTCGATCTGCCCCTGGACGCGGTTGGCCACGTCCTCCGAGTCCGCGCGCGACAGCCGCGTGTTGTCCGCGATGGAGGTGACGAGCAGCTCGCGGTCCACGTTCCCCGTGCGCACCGCGGTGGTGACGATGTCCTTCGTCGCCGCCTCCAGCTGGTTGGCGGTGATGGTGGGCTTGCCCTCTGCCCGCAGGCGCTGGTTGATGGGGCCGAGCGCGTCATTGGCGTCGATGCCGAAGCTCTGCGCGATGTGGCCTCCCTGCGAGGCCAGGCCCCCCGCCGCCGCCCCCGTGGCGCCGACGATGCCCGTGGTCGCCTTGAACGCCGTGCCCAGGATGGTGGAGACCACCATGCCCATGAGGACCACGCCCGCGATGGTGGTGAGCCCCCACATCACCGCGCCGTGCATCGCGCCGCCTCCCTTGTCCACCACGCCCGCGGTGCGCGCGGCCACGAAGCCGCCCACGAACAGCGCGATGAGCGGCGCGATGATTCCCCAGATGCCCGTGCCGATGCCCGCCGACTTCGCGCTGCTCGGATTGCTCGGGTTCACCGAGGACAGGCCCAGGGCCAGTCCCAGGGAGTACAGGAGGATGAGCACGCCGAGCGCGACGAAGGCGCCGCCGAAGATGGCGCCCCAGCTCAGCTTGAACGGCATGCCCGCGCTGGCGGGGATGACGCCGGGTTTCTCGTTCTCCACGATGGTCGTTGCCATAGGCCGGGCCCTCCTGCCGCGGCGAGCCCCCCTGGAGTGGGGTGGCTCGGGTCCGTTGCAAAGATGGGCATCGTCCAGCGCCCGACGATTCCCCTCCGCCGTCCGCCTGCCCGGGAGGGTGGGGACGGCGAGGGCTCACCTCAGGCCGAGTGCGCCGACGAGCACGTCCTCGCGCGCGACGACGGGCACCCGGGGGAGCGCGTCCACCGAGAAGGCCTTCACCAGCGCGTCGAGCGTGCGCGGGCTCCCATCCCCCAGCCCGCTCCACGCGGCGAGCAGGCCGAGCACGCGCTCGGGCGCGACGCCCCGCTCCCGCAGCTCCGCGAGCGCGAAGGCGCCCTCGCGCTTGGCCAGCCGCTTGCCGTCCTCTCCGAACACGAGCGGGACGTGGAGGAAGGCGGGCGTGGGCCTGCCCAGCGCGGCGTAGAGCTGGAGCTGCCGCGGCGTGGACGACAGCAGGTCGTCGCCTCGCAGCACGTGGGTGATGCCGCTGGCCGCGTCGTCCACGACGACGGCGAGCTGGTAGCTGGCGACCCCGTCGTTGCGGCGCACCACGAAGTCGCCCACCACGGCCTCGACGTCCTGCTCGTAGGGGCCCATCAGCGCGTCGACGAAGGACACCGTGCCGGGGCGCGCGCGGAAGCGATAGGCGGGCACGCGGGTGCGGGCGCGCTCGGAGACCTGGGCCGCGGTGAGGTGGGCGCAGGTGCCGGGGTAGCGCGGGCCCTCGTCGGACAGGCCATGGGGGGCGCTGGCGGCGCGGGCAATCTCCGCGCGCGTGCAGAAGCATGGATAGACGAGGCCCTCGCGCTCCAGCGTGGCGATGGCGTCGCGGTACAGGTCGTCGCGCTGGCTCTGGAACAGCGGGGGCTCGTCCCAGTCGAGGCCGAGCCAGCGCAGGTCCTGCATCAGGTCCTCGACGTACTGGGGCTTGCAGCGCGCGCGGTCCAGGTCCTCGATGCGCAGCAGGAAGCGCCCCTGCGCCGCGCGCGCCTGGAGCCAGCCCAAGAGCGCGCTGCGGATGTTGCCCAGGTGCATGCGCCCGGTGGGGCTGGGGGCGAAGCGGCCTCGGAAGTCGCTCATGGGCGGACCAGCGGCTTGCGGATGGGAGGCTCGGGTTTGCGCTCCGGCTTCGTGGTGGGCGGGGCCTTGTCGCTCGAGGGCGCGGTGTACGCCGCCTGCGCGGGGCGCGACGGCGGGGAGAAGCCGGGCGTGGGGGAGAGCGGGATGCGCTCGGCGAGGCCGGCCTCCAGGCCCCGCGTGGACACGGCGGCGACGAGGTTTCGCAGGGGGGTGCCCGCGTCGAGCAGCTCCAGGTCCATGGCCATGCGTGGCAGCCGGCGGGGCGTCGTGTCCCCTGGCGCGAGCAGGAAGGTGTCCACGGCGAGCCCCGCGCCCGAGCGGGACAGGGTGCCGAGGACGACGAGGTCCGCGCCCGCGGCGCGTCCCAGCTCGGCGGCGGCCTGGAGCGCGGCGGCGTCCAGCCGGTTGGCGGACAGGGCCTGGGCGAGCGTGGCGGCGGCGCCGGTGCCGGTGGGCTGGATGGTGATGGTGGACTCCGCGTCGGAGCGCGTCTCGAAGACGCCGCCCACGGTGTCGCCGGAGGGGAGGGTGGCGCGCCACAGGTGCGCGCCCGGAGGGATTCGCGAGACGCGCACCGGCGCCGGGCCCACGGAGACGCCGTCGAGCGTCACGGCGATGCCGGGGGGCAGGGTGTCGAAGCGCGCGGCGCCGGTGGGTTGGGCGAAGTGGGTGGCGCGCACGCGCTCGACGGTATGGGCGAAGAGCGGCGAGGTGGCGGCGAGGGGCAGGGCCCGGTCGGGCGCGAGGGTGAGCGCGTTCGCGAGGTCGAGGGTGGCCTCCTCGTCGCGTCCGGTGGAGAAGCGCACTGCGGCGCGGAGCGCGTAGGTGTCGGCGAGCTCGGCGGCCTCGGGCAGCCCCCGGCCATAGGCGTCCAGGGCCTGGCCCAGCGCGGCGTCCGCGCGGGCGAAGTCCCGCGTGTCCCGCGCGGAGGTGGCCTCGCGCACGGCGTCGCGGGCGAGGGTGAGCAGGTCGGGCGCGGGGGCCTGCTCGTTGCTGGCGGGAGGAGGCGTGGGCTCGGCGAGGGCGAGGCCCTCCGCGCCATGGACCTCCGACGCGAGCCGCGCGGCGAGGCGTGGCCCGGCGCGCGCGGGCACGTCTCCGGAGATGGCCTGGAACGGGAGCACGGCCACCTTCTTCCGGCCCGCGCCCGGACGCGAGGCCAGGGACGTGGTGCCGAGGAGGAGCAGCAGCAGGAGCGCGAGTCGCTTCATGGTCGGAGCCGTTCTCCGCAGATGGGCTGGAACGGGAGGACGGCCACCATCTTCCGGCCCGCGCCCGGACGCGAGGCCAGGGACGTGGTGCCGAGGAGGAGCTGCGGCGGGAGCGCGAGTCGCTTCATGGGCGGGGCCGTTCGGGCTGGTTTCCTAGCATGGGGCGCGGGGACCAGGGCTCTCCGCCGGAGGTGGAGCGGGCTCGGGCCTGGCGATGGAGCGCCCCTCCGCGTCTGGAGCACGGGTGTTGACCGCGCGGCGCCATGCGTGCCCGGGTGGAGGAGGTGGGGGGCCTCACCGGCCTCGCTCCTCAGGGCTGGGGTTGCAGTTGATGCCGCTGCTTGAAGCGCCGCCACTGTCCGACGAGGGAGTCGTCATCGGCGGGGGGCTCCGACTGGAGGGCCTGGGGGCTCAGGAGCAGGCGGGTCTTGCGGGAGGGCGGCTCCCCATAACGTTCGCGCAGCAGGTCGAAGGCGAGCCGTGCCCAGTAGGGCGGGTCCTCCGGCTCCTTGCTCAGCAGCTCCTCCAGGGCGTTCGCGGCGGCGCGGTCCACGTCCTTGCTCTCGAAGCCCCGCAGGGCGGTGAGCATCATGGGCAGCTCGTCATCGACGAGGGGATGTCTCACGGTGCTCGCGGCCAGCAGCGCGCGGTGCTCCGCGGTCAGGTAGGCGTCCGCGCGGGAATGGGCGTGGGCGAAGACGAGGTCGGAGGGCAGTCCGGCGAGTCCATCCCGGCGGGTGGCGGGGAGCGTGGCGGCGAAGACCTGCCACTGGAGGCGGGTCACATCGAGGTCGTACACCCGGCCCGCGATGCGTGAGCGGATCCACTCCTCCTGGCTCATGCGGGCGAGCCGTACCACTTGCCGGTACGCGGCCGTCGCGACCGCGTCCGTCGGGAAGCGGGTTCCATCGGCGAGGGCCGGGGTTCGCCACTGGCCGCGCTCGCGCACGAGGAAGGCGACGACCGAATAGCCGGGCTCGTAGGTCGAGTCGTCGGGGCCGTTCAGCTCGGGCTGGAAGTGCACCTCGATGCGCTCGCCATCGCGCTCGGGGCCCTTCCAGGTCTCCCGGACATGGAGTCGGGCGATGGCGTCCGTGCGGGGCCTGGTGCCGCTGGGCGGTGGCGCGGTCTCCTCCACCTCCTCGACGTCCGCCCACACCACCAGCTGGGCCTCCGCCGTCAGGTCCCAGAGTGTCTGCGGTGGCCTGGCGTCCGCGCGCTTCAGGGGGACGAGGCTGAGGGCGAGCAGGAGCAGCCGCGTGCCGAGGCGTCGCGTGGTGGCGGCGGGGATGGGACCGGGGCTGTGCTCACGCTGCATGCAGCGCTCCTCGTCGAGCTGGGAGGCCCCGTCTTCTTCACACGGTCCCCGCACCCACCCTCATCCGCCGGCCATCCGCGGACATTCTTCCATGACCTTCGCGCCATGGCGACCCCGGGGGATGACGCGAGAAGCCGCGCGTGCCCTCAGCGCGAGGACCGGGACGTGGCGCGCACGGGGCGTGGCTCCAACCGGTGGCGCTGCTTGAAGGCCTGCCAGCGTCGAGGCAGGGGTTCTTCGGGGGCGAGGCCCGCGAGGGCCCCCAGGCGGTCGAGCCATGATGGGGCCAGCTCGAAGGGTTTCTCTCCCAGCCGCTCGCGCAGCAGCTCGAACGCGGCCACCTCGGATTCGAGGTCTCCGCGCTCGGGGCCGGCCTGGAGCCGGGTATCCAGGATGTCGACGGTGAGAGCTCAGGCGAAGGTGCTTCCCTCCATGGGGGCACCGGAGCGAATGTCCGGCCCGGGTCCTCCGTTGTCCGGACCGGAACTCCGATGCGCATCGTTCACTGCTCCGACGTCCACATCACCGACGACTACTTCGCGCTCCCGCTGCACCGGCTGGGCTGGCGCCGCTGGATTGCCCTGGCGGAGCTGACCGTGGGCGGCCGGGCGAGGCGCTACGCCGGCGCGCCCCACGCGCTGGCAGCCATCGCCCGCGCGGCGGAGGGCCACGCGGCCGACCACTTCATCCTCTCCGGCGACCTCACCGCGTACGCGCTCGACAGCGAGTTCCGGGGCGCGCGCGAGGCGCTGGGGCCGCTCGCCGGAGACCCGCGCCGCTGCACCATCATCCCCGGCAACCACGACGTCTACACGCCCGGCAGCCATCAGAAGGGGCGCTTCGCGCGCCACTTCGGCCACCTGCTGGAGAGCGACCTGCCCCAGTACCGGCGCGAGGGGGCCTTCCCCCTGGTCCGGCTCGTGGGCGACGAGCTCGCGGTGGTGGGCCTGCTGTCCGCGCGCGTACCACCCACGCCCGGCCTCTCCTTCGGCGTCATCGGAGAGGCCCAGCTCGCCGGACTGGAGGCCCTGCTGAAGGACCCACGGCTGGACGGCCGCGCGGTGCTCATCGTCGTGCACCACGCGCCGTTGACCCGCAAGGGCGTCGCGGACCGCTGGCACCACGGACTGCGCGACGCGGAGGCCCTCCTGCGCCTGTTGCCGGGCCCGCGCTTCGCGGTGCTCCATGGCCACATCCACCAGCGCTACCACCACCCCGCGACCGCGGAGCGCCCGCACCTCTTCGGCGCGGGGTCCTCCACGGAGGCCGGGCACGAGGGCTACTGGCTCATCGACGTGGCCCACGGCCAGGTGGTGGGCGGGCAGCCGCTCGCTCCGAGCTTGTGACAGCAGGCGCCCACGGCGGTAGAACCCGCCCATGTCGCGTGTGTCGCAGCCTCAGCCGTCGTCCCTGGACCTGTCGCTGGAGGAGTACAAGTCGCTCCGCGCCCTCCAGCGCGCCGTGGACGACCTCCTGGAGGAGAGCCTCCGGGAGCGAGAGACCCTCACCCAGTGCTTCCGCCGCTGCTTCCCACCCGTCCTCGCCATGACGGGCGCGCGCGCCGTGGCCATCTCCACGCGCGACGAGGACCTGGTCGAACAGACCTGGGCCGAGGGTGACTGGGGCGAGGACTATCCCGGCCCGCTCCTCGACGGCGCGCCCGGCGTGCGGCGCCTGGGCAGCAGGACGCTCGTCACCCAGCCGCTGGATGTCGCCGGCAGCCGCGTGGGCTCCCTGGGCATGTTGTTCGCGGGGGACCACACCGCGCCCACCGCCGCCGCGCGCGCCCTGCGCGTGCTGGACACCCTCGCCGAGCAGCTCGACACCGTGCTGTGCCTGGTGCACACGGCGTCGGAGAAGCACCAGCTCATCCTCCAGTGCAACGCGCACCTGGCCAACCCCGTCTTCGAGGTGGGCATGGACCAGGCGGTGCTCACGCTGTCCCAGCGCGTGCGGCTGCCGGGCTTCCTCCTGCTGTACCGGGACGCGGTGCGCCCGCAGGTGCTGCACTACCGCTCGTACCGCAACGGCCACCTGGAGTTCGAGAGCGGCGAGCAGCCCAGCCCCATGCTGGAGCAGGCGCTGCGTCAGCACGGCACGCGGCTGCTGTCCGCCGAGGAGTCCGCCCTGCGGCAGTTGCTCTCCGGCCGCACCACGGAGGCGGTGCTCATCTCCGGCGCGGCCCTCAACGAGCCCCTGGGGAAGCTCGCCGTCTCCAGCGACGAGGGCTTCTCCGCGTACTCCATGGACCTCATCCGCGTGCTGGCCTCCACGCTCAGCCAGCGGCTGCAGGACTACAACCGCGAGCGCGTCCACCTGTCGCAGTTCTTCCCCACCGACATCATCGACGCGCTGCTGCAGGACCCCAACTACGCGCAGCACCTGCGCGCGCAGGACCAGGAGGTGGGCATCCTGTTCGCGGACATCAACGGCTTCACGCGCATCTGCGAGCAGGGCTTCGACAGCCCGCGCAACATCGGCCGCTTCGTGGACGAATGGAGCGCGCGCGCCGTGGACTGCATCTGGGCGCACGGCGGCGTGTTCGACAAGATGGTGGGCGACTGCGTCATCGGCCTGTTCGGACCGCCCTTCTTCCAGTCGTCCCGCGACGCGCGCGCGCTCGCCGCGGTGCGGGCCGCGTGCGACATCCAGGCGCTCACCGCCACGCTCGGCGCCAGGGAGGAGGTGGCCGCGCTGTGTCAGCGCGTCAAGCTGCCCGGGCTCGGCGTGGCCGTGGGCGTCAACCTGGCCAACGCCAACTGCGGCCTGTTCGGCCCCAACCGCCAGTACACCGCCTTCTCCAGCGGGATGAACCAGACCGCGCGCCTCCAGTCACTGGCCGGCTTCCGCGAGACGCTGGTGATGGCGAGCGCCAAGGAGGCGCTGGCGGAGTCGCGCGAGGCCACCGCGCGGGCGCTGCGCTTCGGGCCCCTGACGGAGACGCCCGTGAAGAACGTCGCGCAGCCGCTGCGTCACCACCGCCTGGAGCCGTTCACGCCGTGAGGTGCGCGGCGGCGTAGCGGCGGGAGAAGTGGATCCACCGCCGCTCGTCCACCTCCACCTGCCACTCGGAGTTGGGCGTCAGCGGCAGCCGCTGCTTGAGGAAGCTCTCCAGGTGGTCCGCCGCCTTCACCGGCGTCAGCCCCGGCGCGCGGAAGGCGATGTGGAGGAACACCTCCAGCGAATCGGCGACGTCCACCGAGGCGCAGATACGCAAGGCGCCCACCCGCCGCTGATAGAGCGTGTTCTGCCCGGGCCATGTGCTCGGGTCCAGCTCCCGTCGTACCGCCGAGAGCCAGTTGGACGGCTGGAGGATGAAGTCGAGCAGGTCCATGCTCGCCTCCTCCGTCGTCGCGTGCTCCTGGATGGAAAGCATCGCCCACCTCCCCGGGAAGCCGATGGAAAGAATGTGCCCACGGCCATGGGGCGTGCAAGAGGCCGCGCGCGGAAAGCGCGGAGGTGTCCGCCAACGACAGGCGCGAGCCTCAGGTGTGGGGCCGGGACCGCACCTGCCGGCGGCGCACGTTAGCCAGGACGGCTGACATGCGCGCGCCCATCCACCACGCGACTCATGGGCTGGTGGGAAGTGAACGGCGAGTGCGCCGCTCCACCGCGGACTTGAGCTGTCCGCAGCCCGCGTCGATGTCGATGCCCCGGCGTTGACGCACGGTGCTGGGGACGCCGTGCGACATGAGCACGTCCTGGAACGCGCGCACCGATGCGGGCTGGCTGGGCCCGCCGTCGTAACCCACCGTGGGGTTGAGGGGGATGACGTTGACGTGCGCGTCCATCCCGCCCAAGAGCCGCCCCAGCGTCTGGGCGTGCTCCGCCGTGTCGTTGCGGCCGGCGATGAGCGTCCATTCGAAGAAGATGCGCCGCTTGCGTTTGTCGATGTAGTAGCGGCACGCGTCCATCAACTCGTCGAGCGGCCAGCGCCGCCCCGCGGGCACCAGCGCCGCGCGTTCGGCGTCCGTGGCGCCGTGCAGGCTCACCGCGAGCTGCACCGGCCGGTCCTCGTCCGCCAGCCGCCGGATACCGGGCACCACGCCCACCGTGCTCAGCGTGATGAAGCGCGGCCCCAACGCCAGCCCGAGCGGGTCCACCAGGACATCCACCGCCGCCATCGTGTGCTCGTAGTTGTGCAGCGGCTCGCCCATGCCCATGAGGACGACGTTGCGCAGCGACTCGCCCGACTCGCGCAGGAGGCGCTGCACGTGCAGCACCTGTCCCACGATTTCGCCAGGCGAGAGGTGGCGTGAAAGACCCATCTGCCCGGTGGCGCAGAAGACGCAGCCCATCGCACACCCGGCCTGGGTGCTGATGCACACCGTCGCGCGGCCCTTGAAGCGCATCAGCACCGTCTCGATGGTCTGCCCATCGTCCAGGCGCAGCAGCAGCTTGTGGGTGTGGCCGTCCGAGCTGAAGGTCTCGTGGTGGGGCGTCAGGTGGCCCAGCCGCGTGTGCTCGCCCAGGCGCGAGCGCAGGTCGGGGCGCAGGCCCTCCACCTCGTCGAGCGCGCGCGCCTGCTGGCGGTACAGGCCCGTCCACACCACGTCGCGGTGATGGGGGCGGTAGCCCCAGCCGGAGAGCAGCTCGCCCAGGGCGGGCCGCGTCAGGTCGTAGAGGTTGATGGGCGTGTCGGACGGCATGGCCAGGGGGACCCCATAACATACCCGTGGCCGGGGCACCCAGGCGCGGGGGTTGGCAGGCGACCCGACGGGCCCCCGGGCCTCGCTGCCGGAGCGTGCGGCCGTGCACAAGCTGTCCGGGTATGGGACAGGCCATCGAGCAGGAGACGTTCGCCCCGGAGGACTTCGAGCGCTTCTCGCGGAGGCTGGAGGAGAACCTGGAGGCGCTGCGCGCGGTGCTGGCGCGGCCGGGCTTCGGCGTGGGGACGCCCACCATCGGCGCGGAGCTGGAGCTGTTCCTGGTGGACGCGGCGGGCTTCCCGCTGCCCATCAACCGGCAGGTGCTGGCGCGCACGGTGGACCCCCGGGTGACGCTGGAGCTCGACCGGTTCAACCTGGAGCTCAACCTGCGGCCGGGGCCGCTGGCGGGCCGGCCCTTCCAGATGCTGCGCGCGGAGCTGGAGGACTCGCTGGCGGAGGTGCGCCGCGCGGCGGCGACGCAGGGCGCCCGGGTGGTGGTCATCGGCATCCTGCCCACGCTGCGCGAGGCGGACCTGGGCCGCGGCGCGCTGACGAACCAGCCGCGCTACCACGCGCTGTCGAACGTGCTGCGCGCGCGTCGCACGCGGCCGTTCGACATCGCCATCTCCGGCGAGGAGGCGGTGACGCTCACCGCGGACGACGTGACGCTGGAGGGGGCGAACACGTCGCTCCAGTTCCACCTGCGGGTGGCGCCCGCGGACTTCGCGCGGCTGTACAACGCGGCGCAGCTGGCCACCGCGCCGGTGCTGGCGGTGGCGGCCAACTCGCCGCTGCTGTTGGGGCGCAAGCTCTGGGACGAGACGCGCGTGGCGCTCTTCCGCCAGGCGTTCGACGACCGGGGGGCGCAAGGCGAGGAGGGCTTCCTGCCCCACGCGCGCGTGTCGTTCGGCCATGGCTGGGCGCGCCAGGGGGCCTACGAGCTGTTCGCGGAGTCGGTGGCGCTGCACGCGCCGCTGTTGCCGGTGATGAGCGAGGAGCGGCCGCTGGAGCGCGTGGCGGTGGGCGCGCTGCCGGGCCTCACCGAGCTGCGGCTGCACCAGAGCACCGTCTGGTCCTGGAACCGCGCCATCTACGACCCGAAGGACGACGGCCACCTGCGCATCGAGCTGCGCGCGCTGCCGGCCGGACCGTCCGTGGTGGACATGGTGGCCAACGGCGCCTTCCTGCTCGGGCTGACGCTGGGGCTGGCGCCTCGGATGGAGGCGCTGCTGCCGGCCATGCCCTTCGTGCACGCCGCGGGCAACTTCACCCGCGCGGCGCGGCGCGGGCTCGACGCGGAGCTCCTGTGGCCCGCGGAGGCCGCGCCCAGCCCCCGCGTCGTCCCGGTGGTGGAGCTGCTGCCCGGGCTCCTGCCCCTGGCCCGGGAGGGGCTGCTGGGGGCGGGCGTGGAGGCCCGGGACGCCGACCCCATGCTGGACATCATCGCCCGGCGCGTGGAGGCGCGGCTGTCCGGCGCCCGTTGGCAGAAGCGCGTGCTCCAGAAGCTGGAGGAGGGCATGCCCCGGCGCGACGCCCTGGCGGCGATGCTGGAGCGCTACCTCGAGCACGCGGCGTCCGGCGCGCCCGTCCACGCCTGGCCGGTGGAGTAGGGCCCCTCCGGGCCGGGGGCGGCGCCCGACGTTGCGAGCGCGGTCGT
It contains:
- the gluQRS gene encoding tRNA glutamyl-Q(34) synthetase GluQRS → MSDFRGRFAPSPTGRMHLGNIRSALLGWLQARAAQGRFLLRIEDLDRARCKPQYVEDLMQDLRWLGLDWDEPPLFQSQRDDLYRDAIATLEREGLVYPCFCTRAEIARAASAPHGLSDEGPRYPGTCAHLTAAQVSERARTRVPAYRFRARPGTVSFVDALMGPYEQDVEAVVGDFVVRRNDGVASYQLAVVVDDAASGITHVLRGDDLLSSTPRQLQLYAALGRPTPAFLHVPLVFGEDGKRLAKREGAFALAELRERGVAPERVLGLLAAWSGLGDGSPRTLDALVKAFSVDALPRVPVVAREDVLVGALGLR
- a CDS encoding PEGA domain-containing protein; this translates as MKRLALLLLLLLGTTSLASRPGAGRKKVAVLPFQAISGDVPARAGPRLAARLASEVHGAEGLALAEPTPPPASNEQAPAPDLLTLARDAVREATSARDTRDFARADAALGQALDAYGRGLPEAAELADTYALRAAVRFSTGRDEEATLDLANALTLAPDRALPLAATSPLFAHTVERVRATHFAQPTGAARFDTLPPGIAVTLDGVSVGPAPVRVSRIPPGAHLWRATLPSGDTVGGVFETRSDAESTITIQPTGTGAAATLAQALSANRLDAAALQAAAELGRAAGADLVVLGTLSRSGAGLAVDTFLLAPGDTTPRRLPRMAMDLELLDAGTPLRNLVAAVSTRGLEAGLAERIPLSPTPGFSPPSRPAQAAYTAPSSDKAPPTTKPERKPEPPIRKPLVRP
- a CDS encoding metallophosphoesterase family protein yields the protein MRIVHCSDVHITDDYFALPLHRLGWRRWIALAELTVGGRARRYAGAPHALAAIARAAEGHAADHFILSGDLTAYALDSEFRGAREALGPLAGDPRRCTIIPGNHDVYTPGSHQKGRFARHFGHLLESDLPQYRREGAFPLVRLVGDELAVVGLLSARVPPTPGLSFGVIGEAQLAGLEALLKDPRLDGRAVLIVVHHAPLTRKGVADRWHHGLRDAEALLRLLPGPRFAVLHGHIHQRYHHPATAERPHLFGAGSSTEAGHEGYWLIDVAHGQVVGGQPLAPSL
- a CDS encoding adenylate/guanylate cyclase domain-containing protein, whose translation is MSRVSQPQPSSLDLSLEEYKSLRALQRAVDDLLEESLRERETLTQCFRRCFPPVLAMTGARAVAISTRDEDLVEQTWAEGDWGEDYPGPLLDGAPGVRRLGSRTLVTQPLDVAGSRVGSLGMLFAGDHTAPTAAARALRVLDTLAEQLDTVLCLVHTASEKHQLILQCNAHLANPVFEVGMDQAVLTLSQRVRLPGFLLLYRDAVRPQVLHYRSYRNGHLEFESGEQPSPMLEQALRQHGTRLLSAEESALRQLLSGRTTEAVLISGAALNEPLGKLAVSSDEGFSAYSMDLIRVLASTLSQRLQDYNRERVHLSQFFPTDIIDALLQDPNYAQHLRAQDQEVGILFADINGFTRICEQGFDSPRNIGRFVDEWSARAVDCIWAHGGVFDKMVGDCVIGLFGPPFFQSSRDARALAAVRAACDIQALTATLGAREEVAALCQRVKLPGLGVAVGVNLANANCGLFGPNRQYTAFSSGMNQTARLQSLAGFRETLVMASAKEALAESREATARALRFGPLTETPVKNVAQPLRHHRLEPFTP
- the rlmN gene encoding 23S rRNA (adenine(2503)-C(2))-methyltransferase RlmN, which encodes MPSDTPINLYDLTRPALGELLSGWGYRPHHRDVVWTGLYRQQARALDEVEGLRPDLRSRLGEHTRLGHLTPHHETFSSDGHTHKLLLRLDDGQTIETVLMRFKGRATVCISTQAGCAMGCVFCATGQMGLSRHLSPGEIVGQVLHVQRLLRESGESLRNVVLMGMGEPLHNYEHTMAAVDVLVDPLGLALGPRFITLSTVGVVPGIRRLADEDRPVQLAVSLHGATDAERAALVPAGRRWPLDELMDACRYYIDKRKRRIFFEWTLIAGRNDTAEHAQTLGRLLGGMDAHVNVIPLNPTVGYDGGPSQPASVRAFQDVLMSHGVPSTVRQRRGIDIDAGCGQLKSAVERRTRRSLPTSP
- a CDS encoding glutamate--cysteine ligase, with the protein product MGQAIEQETFAPEDFERFSRRLEENLEALRAVLARPGFGVGTPTIGAELELFLVDAAGFPLPINRQVLARTVDPRVTLELDRFNLELNLRPGPLAGRPFQMLRAELEDSLAEVRRAAATQGARVVVIGILPTLREADLGRGALTNQPRYHALSNVLRARRTRPFDIAISGEEAVTLTADDVTLEGANTSLQFHLRVAPADFARLYNAAQLATAPVLAVAANSPLLLGRKLWDETRVALFRQAFDDRGAQGEEGFLPHARVSFGHGWARQGAYELFAESVALHAPLLPVMSEERPLERVAVGALPGLTELRLHQSTVWSWNRAIYDPKDDGHLRIELRALPAGPSVVDMVANGAFLLGLTLGLAPRMEALLPAMPFVHAAGNFTRAARRGLDAELLWPAEAAPSPRVVPVVELLPGLLPLAREGLLGAGVEARDADPMLDIIARRVEARLSGARWQKRVLQKLEEGMPRRDALAAMLERYLEHAASGAPVHAWPVE